The genomic DNA TTGCTGCACTTCCTTTTTCTCACCATGAAATCCCCAGGTAAAGCACAGGCTGGCTTATGGCTCCTTGCAGCTGGGATGGATGTTGCAGATGCCGCTGCCATGGGGAGGGTCACAAAGGAAGGTCTCTCCTTGCCCATGGCAACATCTGAGGAACAGCCAAGCCCCTTTCCCATGAGATTTGCTGATGTTGTTTACCTCCCTGGGCTGCAAACTCAGgaaagttttaaaggaaaagaaaatagtgTGGCCATATGCTCTTCCCAGCCATGCAAGCGTGTTGCCCTCCCCAGGCTGAGGACTGTTCCTTAGGGCATCATAAGGAGGATGCCTGAGAGTGGAGAGAGCAGAACCTGGTTTCCCCTGAGTGGCTGGGCATACTCCACGGGATGATCCAGgcacctctgctgtgcccagcgCTGGCTGGTGACACTGGAACCCTGCCTGAGTTTGGGGGGGCAGCTGAGCCTGGCGGATGCCTTTGAAGGGCCCCAGTCACGAGCTCAGCTATCTTTAGCCCAAGGTATTTATATTACAAGGCCTCCAGGCAGTGCAGCAACGGCATCAAAGGGTGGAGAAGGCCGGAGGGCGCTgtggcagggcacagagggggCATTGGGTGCTCCCTCACTCCTGAGATCTGCTGAGATCCTGGGTGAGGATGACCCCAGAGGAGGAAGGTTCCCAGGCAAGGCCCCCGGAGCGGGTGCGTATCCGGGTGGAGGAGCAGTCATTCTCGGTGGAGAAGACCTTGCTGGTGGAGAGCAGTGAGTACTTCCGTGCCCTCTTCCGCTCGGGCATGAGGGAGAGCACGCAGGAGGAGATcgggctgggggagctgagcGCAGCCGGGTTCCTCGCCATGCTGCGGGTGCTGGCGGGCGAGAGGCCCATCCTTGGCAGCGAGGAGACCTTCCAGGCTGTGGAAtgtgctgccttcctgcaggTGAAGCCCTTGGCCAAGTACTTGATCCACTCCATCAACTCTGACAACTGCATCCTGCTGTACCAAGCTGCTGCCATCTTCGGCCTTCTGGATCTCTTCCACTGCGCTGCACTCTACATCAGGGACAGCTACGCTGAGCTGGAGGAGTACCTGGACTGCCTCTCCGATGACCTGCTGGCCTATGTGGAAGCCCTCCTACCCAGCACCTTTGTGGCAGTGGGAGCCCACACACCCACCTTCGAGTTCTTGGAGGACCTCTCCAGGACCATCTGCTACCTGGACGAGGAGACCAACACCTGGAGGACCCTCTCCTGCCTTCCGCTGAGTGCCAGCACATTCCTAGCCGGCATGGCAACCATGGATAATAAGATCTACATCGTGGGTGGAGTCTACGGGGCCAACAAGCAGGTGGTGGAGAGCAGCTTCTGCTACGATGCTGATGCCAACTCCTGGAGCCAGTTCCCCAGCCCTCACCAGCTGCGCTACGATGTCAGGCTGGTGGGCCACGAGGGCTACCTCTACGCCATCGGTGGCGAGTACGAGAAGATCTCGCTCAAGTCCGTGGAGAGGTACGACCTGGCCTCCAACACCTGGACATTTGTCTCTGACCTGCCTCAACCGAGCACGGCAGCGCCCTGTGCCCAAGCCTTGGGGCAGATCTTCGTTTGCCTGTGGCAGCCGCTGGACACCACCGTCATCTACGAGTACGAAACGCAGCAAGACGCGTGGCTCCCCGTCACCGAGCTCAAGCGGCACCAGAGCTACGGGCACTGCATGGTGGCCCATCGTGACAACCTCTACGTCATGCGCAACGGCCCCTACGACGACTTCTTGCGTTGTGTCATCGACTGCTTTAACCTGACGTCCCGGCAGTGGAGCGCCCTGCCCGGGCAGTTCATGAACAGCAAGGGAGCTCTCTTCACCGCTGTCGTCAGGGGTGACACCATCTACACCGTCAACAAGATGCTGACGCTGCTCTACTCTGTGGAAGAGGAGACCTGGAAGCAGAAGAAGGAGCGGGCAGGTTTCCCACGCAGCGGCTCCCTGCAGACCTTCCTCCTGCGGCTGCCAAGACGTGACCATGACATCGCGACGTAGCTGGTCCCTCATGTCAGGATGCTCTCCTTACACATGGCCTCAGCTCTGCACTCACTGCTCCCCTgggctcctctcctcctccccagaggTGTGCTCAGGTCCAGAGATGTGTCATGTTGGACCTTGGAGGTGACATTAGACACTGCCAGAGGGGAAGGGCAGCTGCTGTATGGCTCTTCCTGCCCTGCATGAGTACAAAGTCCTGTCAGCCATGAGCTCACAAGCCAGCTGTGTACAGGACATCATGGCTTCTGCAGAGGACAGATACCACAGATATGCAAACATGGGATTTATTTATTCTGACTGCACTCTGAGGGTGTGCAGCATTCCACCTCCTCTCTGCCTTGATGGGAAATCATTCATTACATGCCAGAATTAAAAGGAAAGCTATAGAAAAGCTTCTCATTACTGTGTTTTTTATCACtcttgggtttggggttttttttctcctgtccttGTGAAGGAAAATACCTCCTAACAGAGATCTGTGACAGGACTCACTTCTGCCCCTGAATGCTTTTTCAGCTGTGGCTGTTTCAGAGCCTTACGTGAGAGCGCGGTTCCCACAAAGCCCCACGCTCCCCTGGGAattctctgtggctgcagcggggtcctgggaggaggaggggagatgGGGAGTGAAGGAAAGCAACTCCTGGGCATCAGGTGCTTAATGTGCCAAGGGTTTTCTGGGACCTGGGAACCATCAATCACCcccctgcccaggcacagcacagacccAACGGGGTGGCAAGTGCTGGCTCTCACCAGAGACTTGCTTGAGCCAAGTCAGGGTCTTTTGAGGACATGGCAAAGCTTGGAAGTACAGAGAGTGCCACAAGGGAATGAGGGGGAGGGAGCCATTACATGGTGATACCAGGCTTGCAGAGCTCCACAGCCAGAGGAGCTGTTCACATAAGATCCCACCACCTGGTGTTGAGGGTTCACAGCCTTCAACACCAGCTCTGGAGATAGCTGGGCAGTGCAGAGCTCCCCTTTGTGACCACAGGGACCAGGGCAGCGGCAAACCCAGACCCTGGCTCAGCTGGTTTCCCCTCCATGGGGCAGGCTttgggctgcctgtgctgtccaGGCCGGGAGAGAGCGGAAGGGATACCAGCTGGGATGCCTCAAATACCTCTGCTGCTGATTCCCGCCAAGTTCTCAGCATTTTCAAAACAGTTCCCGCATTTAAGAATAAACCCACTCAATGCAActgcaaaccaaaacaaaccagaaaaccccAGCTTGCACCCACAGCCAGATGGAAAACCACTGGATGCATCTTGTCCCCATTTGCTCTCTGCCATTGGGCCAGGCCACCACCCCGATGTCACCCCTGAGGAGactgctgctggtggagctgcaggTCTGGCGGTGGCACGGAAGaggcaggggacagtgacagacttgtcccagctctgcactgtgggCATTGTGAGCTGAGCACCATTGCAGTCCCCAGGTGGAATGTTACAGCAACCCATCAAATCAAATCATTGTCCCCTTCCCAGACAAAGCCAATTAACATTTCACGTTGTCTTCTCCTGAGAGCAGCACATGGAAACGTGttgctttaaaacaattttaagttGAACAAACAGCTTAAACATCCattaaaatgaagttaaaataattctgttactaaaatatttatgttggGCTCCTCACACAACTTGGCAGGCTcaccccttccctccagctctgACACCAAGTGCCACAACCTCCTCCCCACCTCCACATGCTGCTTCTTGACAGTTCAGAGGTTTACAAAGATATTTGTCAACAAAATGCAAAAGGTTTTAAGATTTCAAGTGTGGCACTTGAAGGAAAGTGTGAGTCTTGGCAGGCAGCTGAGTATGGCATGGATGCTCCCAAGAGCCATTTATTGCATCCATCAATCCAGACTGTGATCCAGGAAGTAACACAAGATAATTTTAGGTgtaaagggaggaaaaaagatacATTTCTTACCTCTGCAAGAAAGGATCCAAGATTCAGGACCAAGCAAGCCACTAAGGAGGGTGAGAAGCTGCTCGCCTTTGCGCAGTGAGTTGGCACAATGCTGCCCCAGTGTGCTTTGTTCCACCAGAATTCAGCACcactggcaccagcacagcacctTTATCTTCCCCTTTCCATCTTCACGGTGTTCTCTCCTCCAAAGATCACACTGGAGGCGACACAATCTGCCTAACCACAGTTTAACCTTTTGCAAGTCTCTTTTTTAAGGTGACATCATCTTGGCAAGGGGGAATGTAAGGAAAAACTGTCTGTAGATGGACTTGCCTTATAAGGGCCgtatcagaaataaaagcttgtATAACCAAgggaaagcaagaggaaaaacagagctGGGAGTTCCAAGAAGAGCCTGTGAGCTCCCCAGAAATACTTCCCTAGGACAGACAGGGTGccacattttgcattttgatgCCATTAAAGAAGAGCAGGAATAAAACATCCTTGGAAATGGATGGTAAAATCTCCCTGGATGCCAAATTTCCTTGTGGCATCCAGGCAAGAATGAAGGCAGCCATGGGGAGCTGTACCTTCCTGTTGTTGTCTGGCACACACCTGGAGATCCAGGGAGAAGGGACATAGTGTTTTACCTTGATGGCAGCACATTGCACTGGGAGATTGTTTGGAAGGGTACAATGGAAAATGGTACTAATACAACTAAGGATTTTCTCTGCTGGGTTGTGCCAGTTGGCATCCTgacagaaaaagacaaacataTTGCAGAAGAATGCCCCCAAGCATCTTCACTCAAAGAAATTACATCTGTATCTAATTCACAGGAAAATATCATACTTTATGTGAAAAACACTGTCCACTGTTCCACTGCCAAGCCAAGACACACATCCTGTACAGTGATCTGAATCTCCCATTCTCTGTCCTTCAGTTACATACAGAAATTCCCTTGGGCATCCAGATGTTCCTGATGCTGACATTCATGTTTCACTTCATTTAGAGCCACTGTCTTCACAGTTTAGGGAAGCATCCCCTGAATTTTCCTGATTTGGGCAGAGCATGAAGGCAGTGAGCAGTTGCCCATCTCTCTGTTCTGATTTCATGAAGTTGCCTGAGGACACCTTTGCCTCCACCATTTCTCATTGCACTGGATAAACCTCACATATTTCAGAACAAGGgcagcttgttttctttcttcttttaccCACATGGAACTGTGTATTTTCCTCACATTTCTGGTTTAAAAGAAGCTAATGCCATCAAAGTAGATTTCAATTACAATATTCAACCATGACTAAGTCAGCTGAGACTCTTCCCAAGCCAGGATCAACACATGTTCCTGCAGAGCCTTCAGATTTTaggaaaacaatttcttcttttgatttATATAATCATTTAAGAATCCCCATTTGATTGCAGCTGAAAACATGGCACCCATCACCCCAGGTGGAGGGAGAAcactggtttggtttgggttttgcaAAAATCTAAGCCGAAGGCGGTTTGGATCTTCTTTCATCTAATCTGAACAGCTGAGATGATCAAGGGTGGGGATGTGTGGGTGAGGAGACAAACATTCCTGCTATGCAGTCGGTGCCTGAATGACAAACACTCTTATGATGGAGCTCCATAAAATGAGACaccaaggcagagctgtgaagTCGTGTGTCTGGTGcttccaggggtggggatgGAGCAACAAAATCCTTCTAGTCCTTCTAGTCTGGTGGAGAGGGGAAGCTGTGATTGCTCCAGGATGCTGCTCAGTGGGTTTTCATCACAAGCTCTTCCAGAGCCCTCTCCCTCTGGTTCCCACAAAGCAAAAGAACTTctttgatttcattttgctgGAAGCCCATATCATTAAACTGAGCCAACAGATGCAAGAATTCAGCTGcctggaggaagaaggagaatgATGTTATCATGGCTGGATATATTGTGTGATTGCAGcaaaagcagtgctgtgggacaAGGCTGCAGCCAGAAGATCTGGCTGGGTTGCATCATCAAGACAGCAGACAGAGGACACATATATCCCTGGTAGCATTGaaacttcttaaaaaagaaatatttcataaagtCAGCCTCTAGCTTCACTATCCTTTTAACATTTATATCAATTCCATGCAGTGTTTGCCCGCATTATGAAGAGAGCAGGGAATGGCAGTGAGCACAGCTGGAATTCATTTGTCCTGCTCACCCCCTTTGCTCAGGCTGGGCCTCAGCACCACAACATCACATGGAGCTGTGTCCTTAATGAATAAACCCTTCCCTGACACTGAGACCCAGGTGCCCTCCCACTGCCACTGCCCTAAGGAGGGGTGACACAGCAATCCTACAGCACTGGCACCCTGGCAAATGAATTTCATGCAGCTCTACCTCCCCAGGCTCTTCATTACCCCCAGGGGGAGACTGATGGAGACAAATGCCCAGTTCTCCATGGTTCTCCTCCCTGGGGGTAGAAGGAagagctggcagggcaggagagagcCTGAGTGCTGGTGGGCTCATTATGGGATTCCCTGTGTGGGGCTGAGTGAGCATTGTGCCATACAACAGGGGGTGAAGAAGGGCAGAGAAGAGTGAAGAAGCAGGTGTCCTTCCCCAGGAGTCCTTATGGTGACACTGCCCTAGAGGTCTGGCCCTCCatgaggctgcaggagggcctctggaggcagagggaagCGTGCATCCCACTGAAAAAGAGTGTGGAGGACACAGCACaaagggctgggctgtgccatcCCATTCTGACCTTTTTCTCTGAGTACTGGAACATTTCCATGGCTTCCTCCACCTGCCCTTCCTCATAGCCCTGCTTCAGCAGCCGCTCACAGGCACCCAGGTAGCTCAGGAACTGCAGAGGAAGACAGACAGGTTAATCCAGCCTTGGGGATGGGGAGCAAGGCCAGCCAGAAGCCCCCTTGCCACCTCCCAGGGACCCACCATGGGGAGTACATGAGCCACCATCATCTTGCCAGTTTCCATCCAATGCTCAGCCAGGGTggtctgtctgtctgcaggaTTTCCAGTGGGAGACAACATCTTGGTCTCTCTTCACCCTCCCagggtgggaatgggaacaAGGTGGAGGGAGGACAAGGAGAAAACCAAACATGGGATGACTTTGCTCAGCTGACCCTGCATCCCTTTGATGCACTGGGGTTCAGGCACCCTTGGGTTTGATCCAGGGTCCAAGTGCAAAACCCACCCCAGGGGAGACCTGTGTGCTGTCATTACTGAAAGTAAACAGTTATTTTTGGCTTTCCTCGTTGATTCTTGGAGTGCTGACAGCACAATTCCCAGcagcatcttttaaatactgCAAGAATCACTCACTGTCCAAAAACATATGGGACAGGCAATAATAAACACAATATACAATAGCAGGGGGAATAAAAACATCCCACAGGTCTCTCCAAAGCTTCTTCATCCAAGGAGAAGCTGATTAGTTTCTCCCCAGGTTCACCAGCACACAGACCTCCatcctccccagcactgccataGACAAGGAGAAGGACTCAGTGAAAGGCCATAAAACatatgaaaaagacaaaaatctctCTCAAACACTGAGTTGATCTCTTTTGGCTGAACAGTCGAGTAGggattttcagaaatgtcagCCTTAAGGAGCCCAGTAATTCAGAAAGGAGACAGTCACTGGTCATTGGCATTCCTCACCTCATGTTATTTCCCTTGTTACCAGGCTAATGACAGCCCCAGAtcactgctgtattttcttcccctgctgtGGAAGAACAGCCACTCACCCACAGCATAACACAGATAGTCCTGGCAGCTTGGGTCAAGCCCAGCATGAGATCAGTGCCTTTGTCAACTTTTTTATCActaaaaatatatctatatatctcaATATATCTCTATATCTATCTTCTCAAGACTTAACAAGAAGAGTGTTGTTTTTGACACTGACCAGCTGCAGCCTTTGTTATGTCTCAGCTCACATGTACATTGAGAGCTCCATGGATCAGTGATGCATTTTGAATTGACCAATGATCATTAAATCAAAATGCAATGGTGCCTTTTTGGCCACGACATCCTACATGATGAACCTCTGGCACACTGGGGAAAGTAATCCTGCTTGAGCCTTTCAGAGAAGTTCTCCCACCAAAATTAGGACAGCATTGCTTCTAAAGAAGGCTACACAAGACCTTGCCTTCTCTACTAGGGTGGGCTCTGCCAGTTTCACTTGACACTGCAAAGAAGTTGAGCAATTTTTGGCTACCATTTGGTACTTCCATCAATCCTCACAGTTGAAGTAGTCATTGTCACACATCGAAACCTCAGGTGTCTCCAGCAAGCAATAAAGAGCATAGGTCTTCTTTTTATCTTCAGCGGAACATATTTTCCAGGAAGATTTAGACTAATTTGGTAGTTTGGTACTTGTAAATGATGCATGAAGGGTCAGGCTTTATCTTGATTACACTGGGCATAAATGGGAAAGATGGGAACTGCTGTGAAGAAGGGATAGAAGCCAGACCTTGTCTTTTGGTGCAGTAATCTCTTCTCCAAGGGAGTGGGAGTCCTGGTGTTTATACAGAAGGGAGCAGGCTGTACCCATTTCCATCCTTAATAAGATGAACCGTTTCTTCATTTTGAAGCCAGCAGTTGCTCCGAGACACTCTCGCATGGCTCTGTGAAACAAtgtgggctgggctctgcccctctCTCTGTGCCTAGATGAAACCTCTATGGTCTGAGGACATTAAgcttcccttcccacctcagcTCTTTGAAACTCCAGCgagccctggggagctggtccagccagggtgagcagggagggagccGGAAGCTGCAGATGActcagccacagagcagctcccaggcgGGTGAGAGCTGGCCCAcgcagcagaggcagctcccaggggaatgggaaggagactggcagctggcagcagctgctcagggctctgcctgctcaTGCCCTGCCAGGATTCTCCCTCTTTTGACAGCCCCATGGATATCCCT from Sylvia atricapilla isolate bSylAtr1 chromosome 13, bSylAtr1.pri, whole genome shotgun sequence includes the following:
- the KBTBD13 gene encoding kelch repeat and BTB domain-containing protein 13; amino-acid sequence: MTPEEEGSQARPPERVRIRVEEQSFSVEKTLLVESSEYFRALFRSGMRESTQEEIGLGELSAAGFLAMLRVLAGERPILGSEETFQAVECAAFLQVKPLAKYLIHSINSDNCILLYQAAAIFGLLDLFHCAALYIRDSYAELEEYLDCLSDDLLAYVEALLPSTFVAVGAHTPTFEFLEDLSRTICYLDEETNTWRTLSCLPLSASTFLAGMATMDNKIYIVGGVYGANKQVVESSFCYDADANSWSQFPSPHQLRYDVRLVGHEGYLYAIGGEYEKISLKSVERYDLASNTWTFVSDLPQPSTAAPCAQALGQIFVCLWQPLDTTVIYEYETQQDAWLPVTELKRHQSYGHCMVAHRDNLYVMRNGPYDDFLRCVIDCFNLTSRQWSALPGQFMNSKGALFTAVVRGDTIYTVNKMLTLLYSVEEETWKQKKERAGFPRSGSLQTFLLRLPRRDHDIAT